A single window of Streptococcus cristatus ATCC 51100 DNA harbors:
- a CDS encoding ABC transporter ATP-binding protein, whose protein sequence is MIKIEHLAKSFGERTVFQDINLQFEAGKVYALIGNSGCGKTTLLNILAKLEPYDKGSISYRGQELKQIKPHHFFKNELGYLFQNFGLLENETVAANLELGLIGQKLTKQEKKQREAEVLEKVGLDYLTLGQKVYELSGGEAQRIALAKVILKDPTLILADELTAALDPETSQEIMNLLLSLKKPDRLMILATHNPAIWEKADEVIRLNTI, encoded by the coding sequence ATGATCAAAATAGAACACCTGGCAAAATCATTTGGAGAACGGACTGTCTTTCAGGATATCAATCTGCAATTTGAAGCAGGAAAGGTCTATGCGCTAATCGGAAATAGTGGTTGTGGCAAGACAACCCTACTCAATATTCTAGCCAAACTAGAACCTTATGATAAGGGAAGTATCAGCTATCGAGGGCAAGAGCTTAAGCAAATCAAACCTCATCACTTTTTCAAGAATGAATTAGGCTATCTCTTTCAAAACTTCGGTCTTCTTGAAAACGAGACCGTAGCTGCCAATTTAGAACTTGGGTTGATTGGTCAAAAATTGACTAAACAAGAGAAGAAGCAGCGAGAAGCAGAAGTCTTAGAAAAGGTGGGATTGGATTATCTCACACTCGGTCAAAAAGTCTATGAATTATCAGGCGGAGAAGCGCAACGTATCGCCTTGGCCAAAGTCATCCTCAAGGATCCTACCTTGATTTTGGCAGATGAATTGACTGCAGCACTCGATCCCGAAACTTCACAAGAAATTATGAACTTACTGTTATCATTGAAAAAGCCCGACCGTTTGATGATTCTTGCGACGCATAACCCAGCGATTTGGGAAAAGGCCGATGAAGTGATTCGGTTAAATACTATTTAA